The Halomonas sp. KG2 genome contains a region encoding:
- a CDS encoding fumarylacetoacetate hydrolase family protein encodes MRFVPQFTDGQEFPHTLGKIVCVGRNYADHAKELDNPVPSEPLLFMKPATSVVDLTKPLDPPFSRGDIHYEVELALLVGETLTHATQDEAERAIVGIGLAIDLTLRDVQTQLKEKGHPWEIAKAFDGACPLSPFLPLSRVPNWNALVFTLEIDGEERQHGEGADMIFAIPTLVAEMSRHFTLEPGDVILTGTPAGVGELPRGASLRLTLTGGLEITTSVVE; translated from the coding sequence ATGCGTTTTGTTCCCCAGTTTACCGATGGTCAGGAGTTTCCCCACACGTTGGGCAAAATCGTCTGCGTTGGCCGCAACTATGCCGACCATGCCAAAGAACTGGATAATCCGGTTCCCAGTGAGCCTCTGTTATTCATGAAGCCCGCCACCAGTGTGGTGGACTTGACTAAACCTCTTGATCCGCCGTTTTCACGAGGTGATATACATTACGAAGTCGAACTTGCGCTTTTGGTGGGGGAGACCCTGACTCACGCGACCCAAGATGAAGCAGAGCGTGCCATTGTGGGCATTGGCCTGGCGATAGATTTAACGCTGCGAGATGTACAAACCCAGTTGAAAGAGAAGGGGCACCCGTGGGAAATAGCAAAAGCATTTGATGGTGCTTGCCCACTATCGCCGTTTTTGCCGCTAAGCCGCGTCCCCAATTGGAACGCGCTGGTGTTCACCCTTGAGATTGATGGTGAAGAGCGTCAACACGGAGAAGGCGCCGATATGATCTTCGCGATCCCGACGTTGGTGGCGGAGATGAGTCGTCACTTCACGCTAGAGCCGGGCGACGTTATTTTGACAGGTACACCTGCGGGCGTCGGCGAATTGCCCCGTGGAGCTTCGCTGCGTTTAACGTTGACCGGTGGGCTAGAAATCACCACTAGCGTAGTAGAGTAG
- a CDS encoding homoserine kinase: MAVFTPLSDVQVAAFLEKFDVGSFVSLQGVAGGTENSTFFVTTDRRELVLTLFEQGEHEELPFFVELLDYLDEHRLPVPGTIHDREGIALHSLAGKPALLFPRLPGKHPSAPNLAQCQALGNTLGHLHVVSQRFPGHRPNPRDLHWLRAVHHKVLTYISPDDQTLMKNEVDDFEGAFSQHGELPQGALHGDLFRDNTLFEGDQLGGIIDFYNGCTGDLLFDLAIVINDWATNEDGTLNAERYEAILSAYQARRPLTADERELWPAMLRMTALRYWLSRLLVVYVDPPAHDLTPHDPERFRTILKARIAFGALPLPEVS; this comes from the coding sequence ATGGCTGTATTTACTCCGCTGAGCGACGTTCAGGTCGCCGCGTTTTTGGAAAAGTTTGATGTAGGCAGCTTCGTTTCGCTACAAGGCGTTGCCGGTGGCACAGAAAACTCGACGTTTTTTGTGACCACCGATCGTCGTGAGCTGGTGTTAACCCTGTTTGAACAGGGTGAACATGAAGAGCTGCCGTTTTTTGTCGAGTTGTTGGATTACCTGGATGAGCACCGTTTGCCGGTGCCCGGTACTATTCACGACCGCGAAGGGATTGCGCTACACAGTTTGGCAGGTAAGCCTGCTTTACTGTTTCCACGCCTACCAGGCAAGCATCCTAGCGCCCCTAACCTTGCCCAATGCCAAGCGCTGGGCAATACGTTGGGGCACTTGCATGTTGTCTCCCAGCGTTTTCCTGGCCATCGGCCAAACCCGCGCGACCTTCACTGGCTGCGAGCGGTGCATCACAAGGTGCTAACCTATATTAGCCCTGACGACCAAACGCTGATGAAAAATGAAGTCGATGACTTCGAAGGTGCCTTTAGCCAACATGGCGAGCTACCGCAAGGAGCGCTTCACGGCGACTTATTCCGTGATAACACGCTGTTTGAGGGCGACCAACTAGGCGGTATTATCGATTTTTATAACGGCTGTACCGGCGATTTGCTGTTTGATCTCGCCATCGTCATTAACGACTGGGCAACCAATGAGGATGGCACGCTGAATGCTGAGCGTTATGAAGCCATTCTGAGCGCTTACCAAGCACGTCGCCCTCTCACCGCTGATGAACGTGAATTATGGCCAGCCATGTTGCGCATGACGGCGTTGCGATATTGGCTATCGCGCCTGCTGGTCGTCTATGTTGACCCACCTGCCCATGACCTAACGCCTCATGACCCTGAGCGTTTCCGAACCATTTTAAAAGCGCGCATTGCATTTGGTGCACTACCGCTCCCAGAGGTTTCTTGA
- a CDS encoding META domain-containing protein, with product MKKLSLIASTLIILLASGCQSHSAPHQAAKPDETLTNTYWKLVTLEGQPIITAENFREPHLVLHEENTRLAGSTGCNTLIGSYRVDGQQIAFEQVGTTMMACPDTQMRNEQTMLSVLNNVDTWQVDGGSLSLKNANGKPVAVFEAVHLY from the coding sequence ATGAAAAAATTATCCCTTATCGCATCCACTCTTATTATCCTGCTAGCGAGCGGGTGCCAATCACATTCAGCGCCTCATCAAGCAGCCAAGCCTGACGAAACGCTAACCAATACCTACTGGAAACTGGTCACGCTTGAAGGGCAACCCATCATCACCGCTGAGAACTTTCGCGAGCCTCATCTTGTGCTCCATGAAGAAAATACACGACTAGCTGGCTCAACTGGCTGCAATACCTTGATTGGCAGTTACCGTGTTGATGGTCAGCAGATAGCATTTGAACAAGTTGGCACCACGATGATGGCCTGCCCCGACACACAAATGCGTAACGAGCAGACAATGCTAAGCGTACTTAACAATGTAGACACTTGGCAAGTAGACGGTGGTTCCCTGTCACTTAAAAACGCCAATGGCAAACCAGTGGCAGTATTTGAGGCCGTGCATCTTTATTAG
- the speA gene encoding biosynthetic arginine decarboxylase encodes MIESVTTSAQALRARRTWNIDQWGSGYFDVDDHGQALVRPLGSDAEGPALPLSGLVRQLQTAGLRLPVLVRFSDILHDRVEQLCGAFDVAMQDIDYQGGYTAVYPIKVNQQRRVVEEILATSERGNGRVGLEAGSKPELLAVLALSDGGSSLIVCNGYKDREYVRLALLGEKLGHRVYLVVEKLSELELILEEARELEVTPRIGLRARLASVGKGKWQNTGGEKSKFGLTASQILDVVATLRAQNALESLQLVHFHLGSQIANIRDIQRGLRECARFYQNLVSLGAPIDTVDVGGGLGIDYEGTRSRSYCSANYSMQEYARNVVSAFAQLCQEADLPQPHLISESGRALTAHHAVLITNVIGEERVNDSPPERSSQEDLQVEALWRVFEQLAESQEPRVLVEAWHDLLQAVSELQDRFVMGLSDINARAEGERLYMAACARLRGQLDTRNRAHREIMDELAEKLADKLFVNFSLFQSVPDVWGIEQIFPVLPLSGLDQPPTRRAVIQDITCDSDGRIDSYVDGQGVESTLPLPEWASDDERWLGFFLVGAYQEILGDLHNLFGDTDSVDAALGDDGEWVLSNLQAGDTVADVLAYVNFDARVLKQKLTEQLITSGFSTQEQAKFAASLSEGLDGYTYLE; translated from the coding sequence ATGATCGAATCGGTGACCACCAGCGCCCAGGCCTTACGCGCCCGACGCACATGGAATATTGACCAATGGGGCAGTGGCTACTTTGATGTGGACGACCACGGGCAAGCCTTGGTTCGTCCGCTAGGTAGCGACGCAGAAGGCCCAGCATTGCCGCTTAGTGGGCTTGTGCGTCAGTTGCAGACTGCAGGTCTGCGGTTGCCGGTACTGGTAAGGTTTAGCGATATTCTGCACGACCGCGTAGAACAGCTGTGCGGTGCGTTTGATGTCGCGATGCAGGACATCGACTATCAGGGCGGCTACACAGCCGTTTATCCGATCAAAGTGAATCAGCAGCGCCGCGTGGTGGAAGAGATCCTCGCCACCTCCGAGCGGGGCAATGGTCGCGTAGGCTTAGAAGCAGGCAGTAAACCGGAGCTGCTGGCAGTGCTGGCGCTGTCTGATGGCGGCTCCTCGCTTATCGTCTGCAATGGTTATAAAGACCGCGAGTACGTTCGCCTAGCGCTGCTGGGTGAAAAGCTGGGGCATCGCGTTTATCTGGTTGTGGAAAAGCTCTCTGAGCTGGAGCTTATATTAGAAGAGGCGCGTGAGTTGGAAGTCACCCCGCGTATTGGTTTGCGGGCTCGGCTTGCTTCAGTGGGTAAAGGTAAATGGCAAAACACTGGTGGAGAGAAGTCGAAGTTTGGTCTGACTGCCAGCCAAATTCTTGACGTAGTCGCGACCTTACGCGCTCAAAATGCGTTAGAGAGCCTACAGTTAGTGCACTTTCATCTCGGCTCGCAAATTGCCAATATTCGCGACATTCAGCGCGGTCTGCGGGAATGCGCCCGTTTTTACCAAAACCTGGTGAGCCTAGGGGCACCGATTGATACCGTCGATGTGGGTGGCGGTCTAGGCATCGACTACGAAGGTACTCGCTCACGTAGCTACTGCTCAGCCAACTACTCCATGCAGGAGTATGCACGTAACGTCGTTAGCGCCTTTGCGCAGCTGTGTCAGGAGGCTGACCTTCCCCAGCCTCATCTGATCAGTGAGTCAGGCCGTGCGCTAACGGCTCATCATGCCGTGTTGATCACCAACGTGATTGGCGAAGAGCGCGTTAATGATTCGCCTCCAGAGCGCTCTTCTCAGGAAGACCTCCAGGTGGAAGCCCTATGGCGGGTTTTTGAGCAGTTAGCCGAAAGCCAGGAGCCCCGTGTCTTGGTGGAAGCTTGGCATGACCTTCTGCAAGCGGTTAGTGAGCTGCAAGACCGCTTCGTAATGGGCTTAAGTGATATCAATGCCCGTGCCGAAGGTGAACGGCTTTATATGGCAGCCTGTGCTCGCCTACGCGGCCAGCTCGATACCCGTAATCGCGCACACCGGGAAATCATGGACGAACTGGCCGAAAAGCTAGCCGACAAGCTGTTCGTCAACTTCTCATTATTCCAGTCAGTGCCTGATGTCTGGGGGATCGAACAGATATTCCCTGTTCTGCCATTGAGCGGGCTAGACCAGCCCCCCACTCGTCGCGCAGTCATTCAGGATATTACCTGCGATTCAGATGGCCGCATTGATAGCTACGTGGATGGCCAGGGCGTGGAAAGCACACTACCGCTGCCCGAGTGGGCAAGCGACGACGAGCGTTGGCTAGGCTTCTTCCTGGTAGGTGCCTATCAAGAAATTCTCGGCGACTTGCACAATCTGTTCGGCGATACCGACTCAGTCGATGCCGCATTGGGTGACGATGGCGAGTGGGTGCTTTCTAACCTACAGGCAGGCGATACGGTGGCCGATGTTTTAGCCTACGTCAATTTTGATGCTCGAGTGCTTAAGCAAAAGCTCACCGAGCAATTGATCACTAGCGGCTTTTCGACCCAAGAGCAGGCAAAGTTTGCCGCTAGCCTGAGCGAAGGCCTGGATGGCTACACCTATTTAGAATAG
- a CDS encoding DsbA family protein codes for MNNTLYYLFDPLCGWCYGATSSVSDVIAADDINVVLLPSGLFSGGGGRQMDQEFAAYAWSNDQRIERLTGQLFTQLYRAQVLSDHHQRFDSSAATLALTAVSLTAPADEFEALKSIQYARYVQGRDVTSQVTLVEILQRLELTQAAELMTGASETLIHSNRSRISQAQALMQKLNVRGVPTFIAQSSENLKVLSTNELYANPSALAQQIRAL; via the coding sequence ATGAATAACACTTTGTATTACCTATTCGATCCTTTGTGTGGCTGGTGCTATGGCGCAACATCATCTGTTTCGGACGTGATCGCGGCAGACGATATAAACGTGGTTCTGTTACCCAGCGGCCTTTTCTCAGGCGGTGGCGGAAGGCAAATGGATCAGGAATTCGCGGCCTATGCCTGGAGTAACGATCAGCGGATTGAGCGCCTAACAGGGCAATTATTCACTCAACTATATCGCGCTCAGGTGTTAAGCGATCATCATCAACGGTTTGATAGTAGTGCCGCTACACTAGCGCTAACGGCAGTATCGCTTACCGCACCCGCCGATGAGTTCGAGGCCTTAAAATCAATCCAATACGCACGCTACGTACAGGGTCGTGACGTGACATCTCAAGTCACGTTGGTTGAAATTCTACAAAGACTTGAGCTGACGCAAGCGGCCGAGCTAATGACAGGTGCCAGTGAAACACTTATCCATTCCAATCGTTCTCGAATTTCACAGGCTCAAGCGCTAATGCAGAAGCTTAACGTTCGAGGAGTGCCCACGTTCATCGCTCAGTCGAGTGAAAACCTAAAGGTTCTTTCCACGAATGAGTTGTATGCCAACCCCAGTGCGCTAGCCCAACAGATACGCGCCCTGTAA
- the thpD gene encoding ectoine hydroxylase — MTVSNNSLKTITVYKQYNEMLDMPSARRTAVKDEYPTRLAAAPASLTQPRRDAVVKGRNLSGPLSSEQLDEFERKGFLFIPSLISGEELEALRHEMKLLMSNNAYRDQEFSVTEPESHDIRSLFAVHRLSERLGQLASDERLAGAARQIIGANPYVHQSRINYKPGFAGKGFNWHSDFETWHAEDGMPNMHAVSASLILTDNHEFNGPLMLIPGSHLEFVPCLGETPKDNHKSSLKAQEIGVPSQEALTQLVAKYGIEAPKGKAGGLLLFDCNTLHASNANLSPDPRSNVFFVFNRPDNRCVAPFAAPKQRPRFLAHGPDDRWLPDA; from the coding sequence ATGACAGTCAGCAACAATTCTCTCAAAACGATTACTGTCTACAAGCAATATAATGAAATGTTGGATATGCCGTCGGCGCGACGTACCGCGGTGAAAGATGAGTACCCAACGCGCCTAGCAGCAGCTCCAGCTTCGCTAACTCAGCCGCGTCGCGATGCGGTGGTTAAAGGTCGGAATTTATCAGGGCCGCTATCCTCAGAGCAGCTTGATGAGTTTGAACGCAAAGGTTTTTTGTTTATTCCAAGCCTTATTTCAGGTGAAGAGCTGGAAGCACTTCGCCATGAAATGAAATTATTGATGAGTAATAATGCTTATCGCGATCAAGAATTCAGCGTTACTGAACCAGAAAGCCATGATATTCGTTCGCTGTTTGCCGTGCATAGGCTTTCTGAACGATTAGGTCAATTGGCCAGTGACGAACGCTTAGCGGGTGCAGCCCGGCAGATCATTGGCGCTAATCCATACGTGCATCAGTCACGGATTAACTATAAGCCAGGTTTTGCAGGTAAAGGGTTTAATTGGCACTCGGATTTCGAGACGTGGCACGCGGAAGATGGCATGCCGAATATGCATGCTGTTAGCGCTTCACTGATCTTGACCGACAACCATGAATTTAATGGCCCGCTTATGCTGATTCCAGGCTCCCATTTAGAATTTGTGCCCTGTTTGGGGGAAACACCGAAGGATAACCACAAAAGCTCGCTTAAAGCACAGGAGATTGGTGTGCCCAGCCAAGAAGCGCTGACTCAGTTAGTAGCAAAATATGGTATTGAAGCGCCAAAAGGTAAAGCAGGGGGCTTACTACTATTTGATTGCAACACGTTGCATGCGTCTAATGCCAATTTGTCGCCTGACCCCCGCAGCAACGTGTTCTTTGTCTTTAATCGTCCGGATAATCGCTGTGTTGCACCGTTTGCTGCTCCCAAACAGCGTCCTCGCTTTTTGGCGCATGGGCCTGATGATCGCTGGCTGCCCGACGCATAA
- a CDS encoding LysR family transcriptional regulator, giving the protein MRRLTYFAAVVETGSFTAAAERLGITKAVVSQQVARLEQEFRTSLLTRTTRSVQVTSAGKVFYQRCALILREAEDAFDELGEIAQEPTGTLRLTAPFDYGVTFVVPAIAAYTQQYPDCRVDATLRDQKVDLMAEDIELAIRVGWLTETSVQARKIGSFQQLLVASPSLEKEVAQLSQPEELLKFPFIANKALPHPLQWEFSLSKGERRTIHVRASIFLDATLAVREALYAGAGISVLPDYVIAGDIAAGRLIHILPQWRLPSGGIHVVFPFARFRPAKVRAFVDILARREQQRQQEGAFH; this is encoded by the coding sequence TTGCGGCGTTTAACTTACTTTGCGGCAGTGGTTGAAACGGGGTCTTTTACGGCCGCCGCTGAGCGTCTGGGTATCACCAAGGCGGTGGTTAGCCAGCAGGTGGCGCGCCTTGAACAAGAATTTAGAACCTCTCTTCTCACGCGTACGACGCGATCGGTACAAGTTACCTCCGCTGGAAAAGTGTTTTACCAACGCTGTGCCTTGATTCTCCGTGAAGCTGAAGATGCTTTTGATGAGTTAGGCGAAATAGCCCAGGAGCCAACAGGCACATTACGATTGACGGCCCCTTTCGATTACGGTGTCACCTTTGTGGTGCCGGCGATTGCTGCATATACCCAGCAATATCCCGATTGCCGGGTCGATGCCACGCTGCGGGATCAAAAAGTCGATCTGATGGCTGAGGATATCGAACTGGCTATCCGTGTTGGTTGGCTAACAGAGACAAGCGTGCAAGCAAGGAAAATAGGCTCTTTTCAGCAATTGCTCGTTGCATCGCCAAGCCTTGAAAAAGAGGTGGCGCAGCTCTCTCAGCCGGAAGAGTTATTGAAATTCCCGTTCATTGCTAATAAAGCGCTGCCCCATCCATTGCAGTGGGAATTTTCACTCAGTAAGGGGGAGCGCAGAACCATCCACGTGCGCGCCTCAATTTTTCTTGATGCGACACTCGCGGTACGCGAAGCGTTGTACGCTGGTGCGGGAATCTCGGTATTGCCGGATTATGTCATTGCAGGCGACATAGCCGCCGGGCGCCTTATACATATTTTGCCCCAGTGGCGTCTGCCCTCCGGCGGCATACATGTCGTTTTCCCATTCGCACGTTTTCGTCCTGCGAAAGTGCGTGCGTTTGTCGACATACTTGCGCGTAGAGAGCAGCAGCGACAACAAGAGGGTGCTTTTCATTAA